Proteins encoded together in one Schumannella luteola window:
- a CDS encoding PaaI family thioesterase yields MSDDALHSTTVRWTDPAETAAEIGRLSGLEYLRRLRDGTLPAPPMGALIDADFAEVEPGRVIVRATPGEQHLNPLGTVHGGFVCTLLDTVAGCAAHSVLEAGVGYTSIELKVSYLRAVAPDGRPITATGTVTKAGSRVVFVDAVAVDAEGRPVATASSSLLVLR; encoded by the coding sequence GTGAGCGACGACGCCCTCCACAGCACGACCGTCCGCTGGACCGACCCGGCCGAGACCGCGGCCGAGATCGGCCGCCTCTCGGGTCTGGAGTACCTCCGGCGCCTCCGGGATGGCACCCTGCCCGCCCCGCCGATGGGCGCGCTCATCGACGCGGACTTCGCCGAGGTCGAACCCGGCCGCGTCATCGTGCGGGCGACGCCAGGGGAGCAGCACCTCAACCCGCTCGGCACCGTGCACGGCGGCTTCGTCTGCACGCTGCTCGACACCGTGGCGGGATGCGCCGCGCACTCGGTGCTCGAGGCCGGCGTCGGCTACACCTCGATCGAGCTGAAGGTGAGCTACCTGCGCGCTGTCGCTCCCGACGGGAGGCCGATCACGGCGACCGGGACGGTCACGAAAGCCGGCTCACGGGTCGTGTTCGTGGATGCGGTCGCCGTCGACGCCGAGGGCCGTCCCGTTGCGACGGCGTCCTCATCCCTGCTCGTGCTGCGCTGA
- a CDS encoding cytochrome c oxidase assembly protein: protein MAATLLATATAAYLVGTVRVRRSGGHWSRRSTALYLSVGLGSFATVSFGVLGVHSADLRWAFTTRIALLLVVVPAAIAAGRPLALLREASGERGRRRLDRVLASRIVRLFGNAMFATLFSAAVFTLFLTPLAGTARTSPAIEDALTVVVPLVGLLIVLPIAEDAAARSSLFITVEFLLAFVELIIDAIPGIVLRITPAVLDHAPRVAALAPWWPSPLRDQQLAGDLLWFIAEVADVPILIVLGIRWARSDRREARGYDELSDEQLAELTRQHLRGPRTPEDD, encoded by the coding sequence GTGGCCGCGACGCTCCTCGCCACGGCCACCGCTGCGTACCTCGTCGGCACCGTGCGGGTGCGGAGGTCCGGAGGGCACTGGTCGAGGAGATCGACGGCGCTCTACCTGTCCGTCGGGCTCGGCTCCTTCGCGACCGTCTCGTTCGGCGTGCTGGGCGTGCACAGCGCCGACCTGCGCTGGGCGTTCACGACGCGCATCGCCCTGCTCCTCGTCGTCGTGCCGGCGGCGATCGCGGCAGGGCGTCCGCTCGCGCTGCTGCGTGAGGCATCGGGCGAGCGCGGCCGCCGCCGGCTCGATCGGGTGCTGGCGAGTCGGATCGTGCGGCTGTTCGGCAACGCGATGTTCGCGACGCTGTTCTCGGCTGCCGTCTTCACGCTGTTCCTGACCCCGCTCGCCGGAACAGCCCGAACCTCTCCGGCGATCGAGGATGCGCTGACCGTCGTCGTTCCTCTCGTCGGGCTGCTCATAGTGCTGCCGATCGCCGAAGACGCCGCGGCGCGCTCGTCGCTGTTCATCACGGTCGAGTTCCTGCTCGCCTTCGTCGAGCTGATCATCGACGCGATCCCCGGCATCGTGCTGCGCATCACGCCGGCCGTGCTGGATCATGCACCGCGCGTCGCGGCGCTGGCGCCCTGGTGGCCGAGTCCGCTGCGCGACCAGCAGCTCGCCGGCGATCTGCTCTGGTTCATCGCCGAGGTCGCCGACGTGCCGATCCTCATCGTGCTCGGCATCCGCTGGGCCCGCTCCGATCGGCGCGAGGCGCGCGGCTACGACGAGCTCAGCGACGAGCAGCTCGCCGAGCTCACCCGTCAGCATCTGCGCGGGCCGCGGACGCCCGAGGACGACTGA
- a CDS encoding VOC family protein — protein MAGRITARRFHEHEGLDDWRVLFWGAHAFFRSDDFATAARLVAEIAVVAADLDHAPDVDLRPEGVTVRTRSEPDGHLALVDVHLAQRVSRAAAELGLIADPSMLAVVGIAVAEDTGVDTRPFWRAALGYVDLGEEDAVDPLRRNPHTWFHTLTPPRPRRGRTHIDVSVPADQVEARVAACLAAGGRIADDSNAPYTYTLASPDNHGIDIAGWADHSDL, from the coding sequence ATGGCGGGCAGGATCACGGCGAGACGGTTCCACGAGCACGAGGGCCTCGACGACTGGCGGGTGCTGTTCTGGGGAGCGCATGCGTTCTTCCGCTCCGACGACTTCGCCACCGCGGCGCGGCTGGTCGCCGAGATCGCGGTCGTCGCGGCGGACCTCGATCACGCACCCGATGTCGACCTGCGACCCGAGGGCGTCACGGTGCGCACCCGCAGCGAGCCCGACGGCCATCTCGCCCTCGTCGACGTGCACCTCGCCCAGCGGGTGTCGCGCGCCGCCGCCGAGCTCGGGCTCATCGCCGACCCGAGCATGCTCGCCGTCGTCGGCATCGCGGTCGCCGAGGACACCGGCGTCGACACCCGCCCGTTCTGGCGGGCCGCGCTCGGCTACGTGGATCTCGGCGAAGAGGATGCTGTCGATCCGCTGCGACGCAATCCGCACACCTGGTTCCACACGCTGACGCCGCCACGGCCGCGGCGCGGGCGCACGCACATCGACGTCTCGGTGCCCGCGGATCAGGTCGAGGCTCGCGTCGCCGCCTGCCTGGCCGCCGGCGGACGCATCGCCGATGACTCGAACGCGCCGTACACCTACACGCTCGCCTCACCCGACAACCACGGCATCGACATCGCCGGATGGGCCGACCACAGCGACCTCTGA
- the dhaL gene encoding dihydroxyacetone kinase subunit DhaL — protein sequence MALGREFVADWIARSAQAISEHRSELITLDREIGDGDHGENMDRGFTAVAVKSGDLPADATPADVLKVVATTLISTVGGASGPLYGTAFLKGSQAVADRAELDGAAIVAFLTAARDGIVLRGKAEVGDKTMIDAWTPAVDAAAAAQAEGRSEAEILAAAADAAQSGAESTDPLVARKGRASYLGERAIGHRDPGSVSTTLILRAAADAAAAA from the coding sequence ATGGCACTGGGCAGGGAATTCGTCGCCGACTGGATCGCGCGCAGCGCGCAGGCGATCAGCGAGCACCGCAGCGAGCTCATCACCCTCGATCGGGAGATCGGCGACGGCGACCACGGCGAGAACATGGATCGCGGTTTCACCGCCGTCGCCGTCAAGTCGGGCGATCTGCCCGCCGACGCGACGCCGGCCGACGTGCTCAAGGTCGTCGCGACGACCCTCATCTCGACCGTCGGCGGCGCCTCGGGCCCGCTCTACGGCACCGCCTTCCTCAAGGGCTCCCAGGCCGTCGCCGATCGGGCCGAGCTCGACGGCGCGGCGATCGTCGCCTTCCTCACCGCAGCCCGCGACGGCATCGTGCTGCGCGGCAAGGCCGAGGTCGGCGACAAGACCATGATCGACGCCTGGACACCCGCGGTGGATGCCGCCGCGGCAGCCCAGGCCGAGGGCAGGAGCGAGGCAGAGATCCTCGCCGCCGCCGCGGATGCGGCCCAGTCCGGCGCCGAGTCGACCGACCCGCTGGTCGCCCGCAAGGGCCGGGCGAGCTACCTGGGGGAGCGTGCCATCGGTCATCGCGACCCGGGGTCGGTGTCGACCACGCTCATCCTGCGCGCGGCGGCTGACGCGGCGGCCGCCGCGTGA
- the dhaM gene encoding dihydroxyacetone kinase phosphoryl donor subunit DhaM — translation MSVGLVIVSHSSKIAEGVVELAGQMADGVTIVAAGGTDEGGIGTSFDKVGAAIEAAETGDGVVVLCDLGSAILTTETALDFLDDTARERVAIADAPIVEGAVAAAVAARTGGDRAAVLAAAASANGDAASVDTGADGTGGPDAVTDVTAADADLRTRRVTLVNGSGLHARPAAEFVKAASGFDAAITVDGVDAKSLLRIMALGRGKGSELELTAEGPDADAALDALVALVETGFGED, via the coding sequence GTGAGCGTCGGCCTGGTCATCGTCTCGCACAGCTCCAAGATCGCCGAGGGCGTCGTCGAGCTGGCCGGCCAGATGGCCGACGGGGTGACGATCGTCGCGGCCGGCGGCACCGACGAGGGCGGGATCGGCACGAGCTTCGACAAGGTCGGCGCCGCGATCGAGGCGGCAGAGACGGGCGATGGTGTCGTCGTGCTCTGCGACCTCGGCTCCGCGATCCTCACGACCGAGACCGCGCTCGACTTCCTCGACGACACGGCGCGCGAGCGCGTCGCCATCGCGGATGCGCCGATCGTCGAGGGCGCCGTGGCGGCCGCCGTGGCCGCGCGCACGGGCGGCGACCGCGCCGCAGTCCTCGCGGCGGCCGCGAGCGCGAACGGCGACGCCGCATCCGTCGACACCGGCGCCGACGGAACCGGGGGCCCCGACGCCGTGACCGATGTCACGGCCGCGGACGCCGACCTCCGCACGCGCCGCGTCACGCTCGTCAACGGCAGCGGGCTCCACGCCCGCCCTGCGGCGGAGTTCGTCAAGGCGGCCAGCGGCTTCGACGCCGCGATCACCGTCGACGGCGTCGACGCGAAGAGCCTGCTGCGCATCATGGCGCTCGGCCGCGGCAAGGGCAGCGAGCTCGAGCTGACGGCCGAGGGCCCCGACGCCGACGCCGCGCTCGACGCGCTCGTCGCACTGGTCGAGACCGGGTTCGGCGAGGACTGA
- a CDS encoding antibiotic biosynthesis monooxygenase translates to MGVHLTGLLICRDDIEAATVERELPEHIRRTRDEVGCRSFDVTRRSGTLVWDVAESFVDEAAFAAHQRRVASSDWGSVTAGIERRYEVRRD, encoded by the coding sequence GTGGGCGTGCATCTGACCGGGCTGCTGATCTGCCGCGACGACATCGAGGCGGCGACCGTCGAACGGGAGCTGCCCGAGCACATCCGCCGCACTCGCGACGAGGTCGGCTGCCGGAGCTTCGACGTCACACGTCGATCGGGAACACTCGTCTGGGATGTCGCGGAGAGCTTCGTCGACGAGGCGGCGTTCGCGGCGCACCAGCGGCGCGTCGCGTCGAGCGACTGGGGCTCGGTCACCGCGGGGATCGAGCGCCGCTACGAGGTCCGACGCGACTGA
- a CDS encoding SDR family oxidoreductase, with product MPQRILVTGGSGYIGGWCVLAALRAGYDVRTTVRDLAKGDTLRGLLQKAEAFDGARLQIVRADLASDDGWADAVADVDFVLHVASPTLRTAVESEEAMIAAARDGVRRVLRASRDAGVKRVVLTSASGAIVYGHPKRTEPFTENDWTVVDNPDVAPYQRSKTLAERAAWAFVEQEGGALELAAVNPTAVIGPLLGTDDPPSLRTIRGMLTGALPVCPPFGTGWVDVRDVADLHLRAMTDPAAAGERFIAISGRSLRIVDVARILRARLGDRAAKVPTRELPVFAARLLGVRNPALRALRPQLGRDFPATGAKAERLLGWRPRPIEDSIAETAESLIAHGLDRA from the coding sequence ATGCCGCAGCGCATCCTGGTCACCGGCGGTTCCGGCTACATCGGCGGATGGTGCGTGCTCGCGGCGCTCCGCGCCGGCTACGACGTGCGCACGACCGTGCGCGACCTCGCCAAGGGCGACACCCTGCGCGGCCTGCTGCAGAAGGCCGAGGCCTTCGACGGCGCCCGGCTGCAGATCGTGCGCGCCGACCTCGCCTCCGACGACGGCTGGGCCGACGCGGTCGCCGACGTGGACTTCGTGCTGCACGTCGCCTCCCCCACGCTCCGCACCGCGGTCGAGAGCGAGGAGGCGATGATCGCCGCCGCCCGCGACGGCGTGCGGCGCGTGCTGCGGGCCTCGCGTGATGCCGGCGTGAAGCGCGTCGTGCTGACGAGCGCCTCCGGGGCGATCGTCTACGGCCACCCGAAGCGCACCGAGCCCTTCACCGAGAACGACTGGACCGTCGTCGACAACCCCGACGTCGCCCCGTATCAGCGGTCGAAGACGCTCGCCGAGCGGGCGGCCTGGGCCTTCGTCGAGCAGGAGGGCGGCGCGCTCGAGCTCGCCGCCGTGAACCCGACGGCCGTGATCGGCCCGCTGCTCGGGACCGACGACCCGCCGTCGCTGCGCACCATCCGCGGCATGCTCACCGGTGCCCTGCCCGTCTGCCCGCCGTTCGGCACCGGCTGGGTGGATGTGCGCGACGTCGCCGACCTGCACCTGCGCGCGATGACCGATCCGGCGGCCGCCGGCGAGCGTTTCATCGCGATCTCGGGTCGCAGCCTGCGCATCGTCGACGTCGCCCGCATCCTGCGCGCGCGCCTGGGTGACCGCGCTGCGAAGGTGCCGACCCGCGAGCTGCCGGTGTTCGCAGCACGGCTTCTCGGCGTGCGCAACCCCGCCCTCCGGGCCCTGCGTCCGCAACTGGGCCGAGATTTCCCGGCCACGGGCGCGAAGGCCGAGCGGCTGCTGGGGTGGCGCCCGCGACCGATCGAGGACAGCATCGCCGAGACCGCCGAGAGCCTGATCGCGCACGGCCTCGACCGCGCCTGA
- a CDS encoding TetR/AcrR family transcriptional regulator — protein MDDRASDSSTTTSDARRADAQRNRARILEVASAAFLRDPETSLNAIAKSAGVGAGTLYRHFPTREDLLLAVYKEDIDGLEASVRRTLDEQEPLDAFRDWARRLAASVRVKHGLGEALSTPTAQALIDSTYGPVTSAIRQLLDAAAAHGDARPGIDASDVLLLLSALWRVPRTEAGLAQADRILELVFDGLRPEPAPAD, from the coding sequence ATGGACGACCGCGCATCCGACAGCTCGACGACCACGAGCGACGCACGCCGAGCAGATGCCCAGCGCAACCGCGCGCGCATCCTCGAGGTCGCCTCCGCCGCCTTCCTGCGCGACCCGGAGACCTCGCTCAACGCGATCGCCAAGTCCGCGGGGGTGGGGGCCGGAACCCTGTACCGGCATTTCCCGACCCGTGAAGACCTGCTGCTGGCCGTCTACAAGGAGGACATCGACGGGCTCGAGGCCTCGGTGCGCCGCACACTCGACGAGCAGGAGCCGCTCGATGCCTTCCGGGACTGGGCACGCCGCCTCGCCGCCTCGGTGCGGGTGAAGCACGGCTTGGGGGAGGCGCTGTCGACCCCGACCGCGCAGGCGCTCATCGACAGCACCTACGGTCCGGTCACCTCGGCGATCCGTCAGCTGCTCGACGCGGCGGCCGCACACGGCGACGCCCGCCCCGGCATCGACGCCTCCGACGTGCTGCTGCTGCTCAGCGCGCTCTGGCGCGTGCCCCGCACCGAGGCCGGGCTCGCGCAGGCCGACCGGATCCTCGAGCTGGTGTTCGACGGACTGCG